The following are encoded together in the Ranitomeya imitator isolate aRanImi1 chromosome 4, aRanImi1.pri, whole genome shotgun sequence genome:
- the LOC138674651 gene encoding olfactory receptor 8D1-like, with the protein MNICQNGNFEYEFHIAAFSMSSGQLQLFLGILIIYLITMLGNLTIILLVCLVPKLHTPMYFFLSNLAIADVTSTSTSVPRLLFITGTQDHEISFSCCMTQLFFFLLCADGEVFLLTSMAYDRYVAICKPLQYFVIMRKNVYIGMATACWLLGVINSLLHTLLTSFLQFCYSNVINNFFCDLNSLLDLSSTDTHSQKVFILFEICGIFLVQFILTVISYIFIFSAILKIRSSAGRMKAFSSCTSHLITVILFYGPSTFLYMKSESKDSKDQDVLLSMLYMIVVPMLNPLVYSLRNKDVWQAIVILINQRMLRF; encoded by the coding sequence ATGAACATCTGTCAAAATGGAAACTTTGAATATGAATTTCACATTGCTGCCTTCTCAATGTCATCAGGTCAACTTCAATTATTTTTAGGCATTTTGATTATTTATTTAATTACTATGTTGGGAAACTTGACAATCATTCTTCTTGTATGTTTGGTCCCAAAATTACACACCCCAATGTATTTCTTCTTGAGTAACCTTGCCATTGCAGATGTCACATCCACTTCTACTTCTGTCCCTCGTCTACTTTTTATCACCGGGACCCAGGATCACGAGATCTCTTTTAGTTGCTGTATGACCCAGTTATTTTTCTTCCTTTTATGTGCTGACGGTGAAGTTTTCTTGCTGACATCGATGGCCTATGATCGCTATGTGGCGATATGTAAACCATTACAATATTTCGTAATAATGAGAAAGAACGTGTATATTGGAATGGCCACTGCCTGTTGGCTACTTGGTGTAATAAATTCTCTATTACATACATTACTGACATCTTTTCTACAATTCTGTTATTCCAATGTAATTAACAATTTCTTTTGTGATCTAAATTCATTACTTGATCTTTCCTCTACTGACACTCACAGCCAGAAAGTTTTCATACTCTTTGAAATTTGTGGTATTTTCCTTGTCCAATTTATTCTCACCGTTATTTCATACATCTTTATCTTTTCTGCCATCTTGAAGATCCGTTCCTCAGCTGGACGTATGAAAGCTTTCTCCAGCTGCACCTCGCATCTCATCACAGTTATATTATTCTATGGGCCAAGTACTTTCTTGTACATGAAATCTGAATCTAAAGATTCGAAGGACCAGGACGTCTTACTATCAATGCTCTACATGATCGTGGTTCCAATGTTAAATCCTCTGGtctacagtctgagaaataaaGATGTTTGGCAGGCAATTGTAATATTAATAAATCAAAGAATGTTAAGGTTCTAG